The Miscanthus floridulus cultivar M001 chromosome 17, ASM1932011v1, whole genome shotgun sequence genome has a window encoding:
- the LOC136516406 gene encoding protein LIKE COV 1-like, translating into MGDNKSPLSLSPMGGRDRDRDRDRELLIPVSGGGSAPGDGVEDGDRASSASAALSSSGREAFHKVVRSWASKKFMTGCVILFPIAITFYITWWFIHFVDGFFSPIYAQLGINIFGLGFITSVTFIFLIGVFMSSWVGASVLSLGEWIIKRMPLVRHIYNASKQISAAISPDQNKQAFKEVVIIRHPRVGEYAFGFITSSVSLQSYSGQEDLYCVYVPTNHLYIGDIFMVNSKDVIRPNLSVREGIEIVVSGGMSMPQILSTLDPQMILEDRTGPSRS; encoded by the exons ATGGGAGACAACAAGTCTCCGCTGAGCCTGAGCCCGATGGGCGGGCGCGACCGGGACCGGGACCGGGACCGGGAGCTCCTCATCCCGGTCTCCGGCGGCGGCTCGGCGCCCGGCGACGGGGTCGAGGACGGCGACAGggcctcctccgcctccgccgcgctCTCCTCTTCCGGCCGCGAG GCTTTCCATAAGGTCGTCCGCAGTTGGGCTTCAAAGAAGTTCATGACTGGATG TGTAATTCTCTTCCCCATAGCAATAACGTTCTACATCACCTGGTGGTTCATTCATTTTGTTGATGGATTCTTCTCTCCAATCTATGCTCAACTGGGAATCAACATATTCG GTCTTGGCTTCATCACATCTGTTACTTTCATATTTTTGATTGGAGTCTTTATGTCATCTTGGGTTGGGGCATCTGTCCTTAGCCTTGGCGAGTGGATTATTAAGCGCATGCCTCTTGTTCGTCACATCTACAATGCATCGAAGCAAATTAGTGCTGCAATATCACCAG ATCAAAACAAACAGGCATTCAAGGAAGTGGTCATCATAAGGCATCCTCGTGTTGGAGAATATGCGTTTGGTTTCATTACATCGTCAGTATCCCTCCAG AGTTATTCTGGTCAAGAAGATCTTTACTGTGTCTATGTCCCAACGAACCATCTTTACATTGGTGATATCTTCATGGTGAATTCAAAGGATGTCATAAGGCCAAATCTTTCTGTGCGTGAAGGCATCG AAATTGTTGTATCTGGTGGTATGTCAATGCCCCAAATTCTGTCAACCCTCGACCCGCAGATGATCCTTGAGGACAGAACCGGACCAAGCAGAAGCTAA